GAGGAGTAAAACATGAATATAGTTGTTTGTATTAAACAGGTGCCAGACACTACAGAAGTTAAAATAGATCCTAAAACTGGAACAATGATAAGAGCAGGTGTTCCTAGTATTATTAACCCTGACGATAAAAGTGGTTTAGAAGCAGCTTTAACATTAAAAGAAAATTATGGTGGTAATGTAACAGTGATTACAATGGGACCTCCTCAAGCTAAAGAAGTTTTAAAAGAAGCTTTGGCAATGGGGGCTGATCAAGGAGTACTTTTAACCGATAAGGCATTTGCAGGGGCAGATACTTGGGCAACCTCTAGCACCTTAGCGTCAGCTGTTAAAAAAATAGGTTATGATTTAATTATTGCGGGAAGGCAGGCAATAGACGGTGATACTGCACAGGTAGGCCCACAAATGGCAGAGCACTTGAAAATTCCTCATGTGAGTTATGTAAAAGATGTTAAGATTTTAGAGGAAAAAGTAGTAGTTAAAAGGGCTTTTGAAGATGGGTATCACAAAATTGCTGTGCAAACACCTTGCCTAATTACAGCGTTATCTGAGATGAACACGCCTAGATATATGTCCGTTGCAGGGATATATGATGCACAGGACGAAAGCAGAATACAAACTTGGACATTAGATGATATTGATGTTGATAGGGAACACATAGGCTTAAAAGGTTCACCAACCAAAGTTAAAAAATCGTTTACAAAGGGAGCAAAAACAGCAGGTAAAATCCATGAAGTTTCTCCCGAAGAAGGTGCTAAGCTTATCGTGGAAAAATTAAGAGAAAAATTTATCATATAGGGAGGGAAAATTAATGCAGCTTGAAGAATTCAAAAATGTAATGGTTTTTATTGAACAGCGGGAAGGCGAGATTCAAAAAGTTTCTTTTGAGTTATTAGGTAAAGGTAGAGAATTAGCAGATAAATTGGGAGTAAAACTAAAAGGTGTGATAGTTGGTAATAAAGTAAACAAGCTAGCGGAAGATGTGATTGCATATGGTGCTGATGAGGCTATCGTAGTTGATAATGAACTACTTGATATTTATGCAACTAATCCTTATACAAAAGCGCTATCTGAGGTAATTAACGGTGAAAAACCTGAGATATTTTTAATTGGAGCAACAACCATTGGCAGAGATATTGCGCCAAGAGTAGCTGCTAGGGTAGAAACGGGGCTTACTGCTGATTGCACTTCATTAGAAATTGATGATGAAAGCAACGATCTGTTGATGACAAGACCTGCTTTTGGTGGTAACTTAATGGCAACAATCATATGCCCTGAGCACAGGCCGCAAATGTCATCAGTAAGACCTGGGGTTATTCCCATGCCTTCAAGAGTAGATGGCAAAAAGGGAGATATAACACCATGGGAAGTTACATTAACAGATGAAGATATGGATATAGAAATTATTGAAATAGTAAAAGAAGAAAAAGAAAAAGTAAACATCGAGGATGCAAATGTTTTGGTTTCAGGTGGGAGAGGTTTAGGAAGTAAGAAGAATTTTGAGGAACTAGAAAAACTTGCCCAAATATTAGATGGAGAGGTTTCTGCATCTCGTGGGGTAGTGGATGCTGGTTGGGTTGATGCTGCTAGACAAGTTGGTCAAACTGGAAAAACGGTCAGACCTAACCTATATATAGCCTGTGGTATTTCTGGAGCTATTCAACATGTGGCAGGTATGGAAGAATCTGACTTTATTATAGCTATAAATAAAAATCCTAAAGCAGCAATTTTTGAAAGAGCTGATATCGGTATAGTTGGAGATGTAAACAAGATTTTACCAGCCCTAATAAATGAGTTAGATAAATAAATATATATAAATTAATGGCTGTTGATTATTCAATAGCCATTAATTTTTTATCGATAATTACCTTTTCAACAGTTAGAAGAAAGCTTATAAATTGTAATCGGGTACTAATAGTTAAATTTATTAACCCCATTATGTGAAGTATGTTTTTCTTTATTGAATATAGTATTTTACTGACTAACTAAAAGAGGTATAATAAAAATAGTAATAAGTATTAAAAAGGGGTGGAAATATTGAAAGATGATAGAATAAACTTACAAGCTCCCGAATTTCTTCTCACAGATTATTTGGTTTCAACATTAGAAAAGATATTTGACCCTGTGCCTGTACCTATAATTCTTATTGATAAAAAAACTGAAATAAAAATGATTAACAGGGTGTTTGCAAACTATTTAGAATTTACGAAAGAAGAGATAATAGGTAGAAAAGTAAAAGAGGTAGATAAGAACTCCCGCTTTCCTTATGTATTTAAAACTAAGAAAGCTGAGATTGCTTGGAAGCATAAATTTGAAAATGGACATACAGGAATTGTACATAGAATCCCGGTATTGGATGATCAAGGCGAGGTAATTTTCGGTTTTGGCATGGTGCTTTTTGAAGACCTAGAGGAGTTTAAAGATATTATAAACAAAAATAAATTGTTAGAGTCGGAACTACATTTATATAAAAGGCAATTACAGAAAATTCAGGGAGCAAAATACTCTTGGGAAAGCATAGTGGGTCAAAGCGAAAAAATGGTCCAAGCTAAATATATGTCTCGAAGAGCTGCTCAAACAAACTCCAATGTACTGCTTCTCGGTAAAAGTGGAACAGGGAAAGAACTATTTGCTCATGCAATACATAACGGCAGCTCGCGAAAACATGCTCCTTTTGTAAAGGTCAACTGTGCAGCAATACCAGCAGAACTTTTAGAATCTGAATTATTTGGTTATGAAGAGGGGGCTTTTACTGGAGCAAAAAAAGGAGGCAAAGTTGGAAAATTTCAGTTAGCAAATGGTGGTAGTATATTTCTAGATGAAATTGGGGACATGCCTTTAAAAATGCAAGCTAAGCTGTTGAGAGTACTTCAAGAACATGAAATAGAAAAAGTTGGTAGTAACAACACAATAAAAGTTGACGTTAGAGTTATATCTGCAACAAACCAAAAATTATTAGAGTTAGTAAAAGAAGGGAAGTTTAGAGAAGACTTATATTATAGATTAAATGTTATGACTATAGAAATACCTAGCTTAAAAGAACGGGAAGGGGACATTGGACTTTTAACTGAAAAACTTATTAAAAAGGTTTCAAAAGAAATTGGGAAGCATGTAGATAAAATTTCACCAAAAGCTATGGATTTTCTTCAAACCCATGACTGGCCAGGAAATGTTAGAGAACTAGAAAATGTATTAGAACGGGCTATTAACCTTGTTGAAGGAGATACAATAATGCCAGTCCACTTACCTGTGTATATAAATAAAAAAGAAGTAGCGGTTTATAGCTATGAGGGAAATATGCGAACACTTAAAAGCATAATAGAAGAGACGGAAAAAGAGACGATAGTTAGAACGTTAGAATATACAAAAGGAAACAAACTTCAGACTGCTAAACTCTTAAATATAAGCAGATCCAGTTTATATGATAAAATAGAGAGATATTGTTTAGAATAGTGTATGAAAACAAGACACGTGTAAGAAATTAAGACATTACCTTCTCGTTATTTATAATGATTAAACAGCACTTTGTGTACGAACTTTGTACACAAAGTGCTGTTTAATTTGTTTATTGGAGCATAGACCCTGGAGTAGAGGGGTTTTAGAGTTGGCATAGTAATTGCAAACTCTAATGATATATAAGATTTGAAGGGAGTTTTTATAAATGAAAGGCAAAACCATAAAAGAAATAAGTAAAGGGCAAAAAGAGTTTATACAAAAGACTATTTCAGAATCAGATGTATATTTATATGCAGGGATTACCGGAGATCTAAACCCTGCTCATGTTAACCACGAGGTTGCCAAAGATAGTTTGTTTAAAGAAAGAATTGCTCATGGGATGTTAACAGCAGGCTTAATTTCAGCTGTATTAGGGATGCACCTTCCAGGACCTGGAACAATTTATCTGGGGCAAGAATTGAAGTTTACAGCCCCTGTAAAAATAGGAGATACAATAAAAGCAGAAGTTGAAGTTGTTGAAAAAAAAGAAGAAAAAAATATACTTAAGCTTAAAACTACGGGGACTAATCAAGACGGAAAAGTGGTATTGGATGGCATAGCCACAGTAATGCCACCTAAATAGGTAGGCAGACGTCTGGAGAGGTGGAGATAATTAAATGACAACTTTTATACAAAATATTGTAGCAGGAATGGAAACAGGAAGTTTATATGCGTTGGCTGCTTTAGGGGTAGTGCTGATATTTAGAGTTTCTGCGGTTACAAACTTTGCCCAAGGAGAAATGGCTATGTTTAGTACGTTTGTAGCTTGGAGTATTTGGGGAAACCTTGCTGAGGCTGGATTCCCATACCCTTATCCAATTGCCTTTTTAGCAACTATTTTGTTTGCAATTTGCTTTGGATATGTAGTAGAACGTTTCTTTATACGACCTGCCAGCAAGGGATCTATGGTTGGGAAGATGATTGTTACTTTAGGATTGATAATGATTGTTAATGGTGGAGCAGCAGCGATTTTTGGTACAGACTCACATTATATGCCTAGAGCAATCCAAGGTAACTTAAATATCGGGGGAGTGTTGCTGAGGCCCCATGCTATTTTTGTAATGTCTTTGGCCCTTATCTTAATGACAGCACTATTTATTATGATTAAAAAAACTATGTTTGGGGTAGCTATTAGGGCAACAGCCCAAAACGATACTGCGGCTCGTTTAATGGGAGTGCCTACGTCTAAAGTCACTTCGTATTCATGGATTATAGCAACGGTACTCGGTGCTATCGCAGGTATGCTCATCGCTCCAGCTACAAATGTACACACCGGTATGATGGCCGATGTTCATTTGAAATCTTTTATAGCTGCAGTTCTCGGAGGATTTACTTCGTTTATTGGACCTGTCGTGGGAGGTTTGGCTATAGGGATACTGGATAACTTAGTAGGGTACTATATTTCCACTAGCTGGCAAACAGTAATAGTTTATGGGTTTTTAATTTTAGTTCTTATATTTAAACCCTACGGGATATTTGGTAAAACCCGAAGAAAGAAGGTGTAAATTATGGATGAAATAAAACAATCTAAAAATCCAGTAGTTGCCTTTTTTAGAACTACACCTGGACTTTATACATTGATTGCTTTAATTATGATTTTGTTTGTACTTATTGATATGAACTTTTCATTGCTGCGTTCTCGTAATGTTAGTTTGCTGATTAGGGTGACATATTATTCTATAGCAGCTTTAGGTTTTAATATTTTGTTGGGGTACGGAGGACAGATATCATTAGGACATGCAGCATTTATGGGACTGGGTGCCTATATAACAGCGTATATTACGATGCAGTTGGAAATGTCCTTTTTACTAGCGTTGTTAATAGCAGGTATAGTACCCACAATAGTAGGTCTTATTTTAGGCCTTATAGCTCTTAGATTGGAACGCTTATATTTAGCCATTGCCACCCTTGGTTTAGGAGTAACTATACAGTACGTTTTTCAAGAATGGACTGAATTTACCGGTGGTTTTTCAGGCATGAGGGTTAGTTCTCCAGAGCTATTCGGTATTAGGATGTCCTCCCATAATATGTTGATTTTTAGCATAGTTTTATTGCTACTGTTTGCACTGTTTTCTTATAACTTTTTGCGCTCAAAAACAGGAAGGGCACTAGTAGCTATGCGTGATAGTGACCATGCAGCTCAGGCAATGGGAGTGAGCATGTTTAAATACAAGCTAATAGCTTTTGCCGTAAGCTCATTCTATGTTGGTGTTGCCGGTGGTTTATATGCTATTAGCGAACGATTTGTTTATCCTGCAACATGGGGAGCGGAATTATCTTTAGATATCTTGGCTATGGTTGTTATAGGTGGCTTAGCTTCCATTGGTGGAAGTATTGCTGGTGCGGCATTTTTGGTTATAATTCCTCGTTTAACACAAGGCATACCTTTTATAGGGGAAATCATGAATATTAATTTTATTCTTACAGGATTTGCTTTAATTTTGGTAATTAGGTTTTTTCCTGAAGGAATTTTTAGAAGAGGAATTTTTATTATTACAAGCATAAAAAACAAACTGGTTTCAAAATCAGAACAAAGCAAAGAAAAAGTCGACAGTTAGGAGGTCAACTGATGAAAATTTTAAAAGTACAAAATCTATCCATAAGTTTTGGCGGACTAAAGGCTGTTGACAATTTAAGTTTTGAGGTTGAAAATAACTCCATTTATGGACTGATAGGGCCCAATGGGGCTGGAAAAACTACGGTCTTTAACTGTATTAGTAGATTTTATACTCCTGATAGTGGTAAAGTGCTGTTTTCTCCTAATGGAAAAGAAGTAGATCTACTTGATTATCAGGTCCATCAAGTTATAGATAAAGGCCTTGCTAGAACTTTTCAAAATGTAGAGTTGTTCAATAATCTTACTGTTTTAGAAAATTTGATGGTGGGGCACCATGGGAAAACCAAGACTAACTTTTTCGCAGAAGGTTTAAGACTACCCTTTGTAAATAATGAAGAAAAGCGAGTAAAGGATAAGGCTTTAGAAATTTTAGATTTTCTAAACCTTAATGGTATAGAGGGTTTACAGGCATCAGCTCAGCCTTATGGAGTACAAAAAATGTTAGAACTTGGAAGGGTTTTAATGTCTGATGCAAAACTAATAATTCTAGATGAGCCAGCGGCAGGAATGAATGATACTGAAACTGATAAATTGGCAGAAACCATAAAAAGGATAAGAGATCACTATAAAGTTACCATACTACTTGTAGAGCATGACATGGGTCTTGTTATGGATATCTGCGAAAGAATATGTGCTATTAACTTTGGTAAAAAGATTGCAGAAGGAACCCCTAAAGAGATTCAAAATAGTGTTGAGGTACAAGAAGCTTATCTTGGGAAAGGGGATTAATAGTATGTTAAAACTAGATGGAGTACAAGCGTATTATGGATATATACATGCTCTTAAAGACGTGACTTTAGAGGTGCCTGAAGGAAAAATAGTAACATTATTAGGAGCAAATGGGGCAGGAAAAACGACAACTTTAAAGACAATATCCGGACTAATGAAGCCTCAAAAAGGAAAAATAACCCTAGATAATAGCAGTATCATAGGTTTACCTCCAGAAAAAATAGTTGCTAAGGGTATAGTACAATCTCCTGAAGGGAGACAGATATTTCCCGACTTAACTGTTGAGGAGAATCTGAGAATAGGAGCATATACCAGGAAAGATAAAAAAAATATTTCTAAAACTTTTGATGAGGTCTATGAGTACTTTCCTATCTTAAAAGAGAGGAAAAATCAAGAGGGAGGTACCCTTTCAGGAGGAGAACAGCAAATGCTAGCGATTGGTAGAGCGTTAATGGCTAAGC
This genomic interval from Proteinivorax tanatarense contains the following:
- a CDS encoding electron transfer flavoprotein subunit beta/FixA family protein; translated protein: MNIVVCIKQVPDTTEVKIDPKTGTMIRAGVPSIINPDDKSGLEAALTLKENYGGNVTVITMGPPQAKEVLKEALAMGADQGVLLTDKAFAGADTWATSSTLASAVKKIGYDLIIAGRQAIDGDTAQVGPQMAEHLKIPHVSYVKDVKILEEKVVVKRAFEDGYHKIAVQTPCLITALSEMNTPRYMSVAGIYDAQDESRIQTWTLDDIDVDREHIGLKGSPTKVKKSFTKGAKTAGKIHEVSPEEGAKLIVEKLREKFII
- a CDS encoding MaoC family dehydratase; this encodes MKGKTIKEISKGQKEFIQKTISESDVYLYAGITGDLNPAHVNHEVAKDSLFKERIAHGMLTAGLISAVLGMHLPGPGTIYLGQELKFTAPVKIGDTIKAEVEVVEKKEEKNILKLKTTGTNQDGKVVLDGIATVMPPK
- a CDS encoding sigma-54 interaction domain-containing protein; protein product: MKDDRINLQAPEFLLTDYLVSTLEKIFDPVPVPIILIDKKTEIKMINRVFANYLEFTKEEIIGRKVKEVDKNSRFPYVFKTKKAEIAWKHKFENGHTGIVHRIPVLDDQGEVIFGFGMVLFEDLEEFKDIINKNKLLESELHLYKRQLQKIQGAKYSWESIVGQSEKMVQAKYMSRRAAQTNSNVLLLGKSGTGKELFAHAIHNGSSRKHAPFVKVNCAAIPAELLESELFGYEEGAFTGAKKGGKVGKFQLANGGSIFLDEIGDMPLKMQAKLLRVLQEHEIEKVGSNNTIKVDVRVISATNQKLLELVKEGKFREDLYYRLNVMTIEIPSLKEREGDIGLLTEKLIKKVSKEIGKHVDKISPKAMDFLQTHDWPGNVRELENVLERAINLVEGDTIMPVHLPVYINKKEVAVYSYEGNMRTLKSIIEETEKETIVRTLEYTKGNKLQTAKLLNISRSSLYDKIERYCLE
- a CDS encoding ABC transporter ATP-binding protein — translated: MLKLDGVQAYYGYIHALKDVTLEVPEGKIVTLLGANGAGKTTTLKTISGLMKPQKGKITLDNSSIIGLPPEKIVAKGIVQSPEGRQIFPDLTVEENLRIGAYTRKDKKNISKTFDEVYEYFPILKERKNQEGGTLSGGEQQMLAIGRALMAKPKILLLDEPSLGLAPLIVQNIFKIIKQINEEGTTILLVEQNAMKALAVADYGYILETGKVVQHNFASKLINDDSVKKAYLGE
- a CDS encoding branched-chain amino acid ABC transporter permease yields the protein MDEIKQSKNPVVAFFRTTPGLYTLIALIMILFVLIDMNFSLLRSRNVSLLIRVTYYSIAALGFNILLGYGGQISLGHAAFMGLGAYITAYITMQLEMSFLLALLIAGIVPTIVGLILGLIALRLERLYLAIATLGLGVTIQYVFQEWTEFTGGFSGMRVSSPELFGIRMSSHNMLIFSIVLLLLFALFSYNFLRSKTGRALVAMRDSDHAAQAMGVSMFKYKLIAFAVSSFYVGVAGGLYAISERFVYPATWGAELSLDILAMVVIGGLASIGGSIAGAAFLVIIPRLTQGIPFIGEIMNINFILTGFALILVIRFFPEGIFRRGIFIITSIKNKLVSKSEQSKEKVDS
- a CDS encoding branched-chain amino acid ABC transporter permease, whose translation is MTTFIQNIVAGMETGSLYALAALGVVLIFRVSAVTNFAQGEMAMFSTFVAWSIWGNLAEAGFPYPYPIAFLATILFAICFGYVVERFFIRPASKGSMVGKMIVTLGLIMIVNGGAAAIFGTDSHYMPRAIQGNLNIGGVLLRPHAIFVMSLALILMTALFIMIKKTMFGVAIRATAQNDTAARLMGVPTSKVTSYSWIIATVLGAIAGMLIAPATNVHTGMMADVHLKSFIAAVLGGFTSFIGPVVGGLAIGILDNLVGYYISTSWQTVIVYGFLILVLIFKPYGIFGKTRRKKV
- a CDS encoding ABC transporter ATP-binding protein gives rise to the protein MKILKVQNLSISFGGLKAVDNLSFEVENNSIYGLIGPNGAGKTTVFNCISRFYTPDSGKVLFSPNGKEVDLLDYQVHQVIDKGLARTFQNVELFNNLTVLENLMVGHHGKTKTNFFAEGLRLPFVNNEEKRVKDKALEILDFLNLNGIEGLQASAQPYGVQKMLELGRVLMSDAKLIILDEPAAGMNDTETDKLAETIKRIRDHYKVTILLVEHDMGLVMDICERICAINFGKKIAEGTPKEIQNSVEVQEAYLGKGD
- a CDS encoding electron transfer flavoprotein subunit alpha/FixB family protein — protein: MQLEEFKNVMVFIEQREGEIQKVSFELLGKGRELADKLGVKLKGVIVGNKVNKLAEDVIAYGADEAIVVDNELLDIYATNPYTKALSEVINGEKPEIFLIGATTIGRDIAPRVAARVETGLTADCTSLEIDDESNDLLMTRPAFGGNLMATIICPEHRPQMSSVRPGVIPMPSRVDGKKGDITPWEVTLTDEDMDIEIIEIVKEEKEKVNIEDANVLVSGGRGLGSKKNFEELEKLAQILDGEVSASRGVVDAGWVDAARQVGQTGKTVRPNLYIACGISGAIQHVAGMEESDFIIAINKNPKAAIFERADIGIVGDVNKILPALINELDK